One region of Vibrio marisflavi CECT 7928 genomic DNA includes:
- a CDS encoding TetR/AcrR family transcriptional regulator: MKTRDKIVHAALELFNEHGERTITTNHIAAHIDISPGNLYYHFRNKQEIIREIFKEYSTELLERFAPFEGNTEGLALLKHYLSSIFSLMWKYRFFYSNLPEILQRDSQLHSDYIQVQEKLQLNLVNIIQLFIDLRFLSIQKSDIEAFVTTLHMIVCGWLSYQSAMSPRIKVTEHVIHQGMLHMICMVKPRATELGQKQLELLEEGVTAMYELNQPAMPNSMSA; encoded by the coding sequence ATGAAAACCAGAGATAAAATTGTACACGCCGCACTTGAGCTCTTTAATGAACATGGTGAACGCACTATTACAACGAATCACATTGCGGCTCATATTGATATAAGCCCAGGAAATCTCTATTACCACTTTAGAAATAAACAAGAAATTATACGAGAGATTTTCAAGGAGTATTCTACTGAGCTACTTGAGCGTTTTGCGCCTTTTGAAGGGAACACGGAAGGCTTAGCGTTATTAAAGCATTACCTAAGTTCTATTTTCTCGTTGATGTGGAAGTATCGCTTTTTCTACTCTAATTTGCCGGAAATTTTACAGCGAGATAGCCAGCTCCACAGTGATTACATTCAAGTTCAAGAAAAGCTTCAGCTGAATTTGGTCAATATTATTCAACTGTTTATTGACCTGCGTTTCTTATCTATCCAGAAGTCAGATATTGAAGCATTTGTCACTACACTACATATGATAGTTTGCGGTTGGCTTAGCTATCAGTCTGCAATGTCTCCACGAATTAAAGTCACCGAGCATGTGATTCATCAAGGAATGCTACACATGATTTGTATGGTTAAACCTAGAGCAACGGAGCTTGGTCAAAAGCAGCTTGAGCTTCTAGAGGAAGGCGTTACAGCTATGTATGAGCTGAATCAGCCAGCAATGCCAAACAGCATGTCAGCATAA
- the nudC gene encoding NAD(+) diphosphatase: MFKKYDAEREAYWCVVSGNDIWLEDDKIPLGSASSLKLPVLSAVYIGKYRGKPFYWLNDSDCEQVFEFVSLRSCLHFEQELFLLVSKAIQYSHMTQTMRFCPQCGGRNSLNLNHMAMQCGECRTLHYPRIFPCVIVAIRREDQILLAQHARHRDGMYTVIAGFLEVGETLEQCVEREVKEETGLSIKNIRYFGSQPWAFPSSMMMAFFAEYCSGNITPDYAEINNADWFNIGDLPTLAPKGTIAREMIETMVEEINGRQQKEKNPPRGGGK; this comes from the coding sequence GGCTTGAAGATGACAAAATTCCCCTTGGCTCCGCGTCATCACTGAAGTTGCCCGTGTTAAGTGCAGTCTATATTGGCAAATATAGAGGGAAGCCATTTTATTGGTTGAATGACTCTGATTGTGAGCAAGTATTCGAGTTTGTCTCACTGCGCAGCTGCCTGCACTTTGAACAAGAACTTTTCTTACTAGTCAGTAAAGCAATTCAGTACAGTCATATGACACAAACAATGCGCTTTTGCCCGCAGTGTGGTGGCCGAAATAGTTTAAATCTCAACCATATGGCCATGCAATGCGGGGAGTGCCGTACGTTACACTACCCACGAATATTCCCATGTGTAATAGTCGCAATAAGAAGAGAAGATCAGATCTTATTGGCTCAACATGCTCGTCATCGAGATGGTATGTATACCGTTATTGCTGGGTTTCTAGAAGTTGGCGAAACATTAGAGCAGTGCGTTGAAAGAGAAGTGAAAGAGGAAACAGGGCTCTCTATCAAAAATATCCGCTATTTTGGCAGTCAGCCCTGGGCGTTTCCTTCCAGCATGATGATGGCTTTTTTTGCAGAGTATTGCTCTGGTAATATTACCCCCGACTATGCCGAGATAAATAACGCAGATTGGTTTAATATTGGTGATCTTCCAACCCTTGCTCCTAAAGGAACGATTGCTCGGGAGATGATTGAGACGATGGTGGAAGAGATTAATGGTCGGCAACAGAAAGAAAAAAACCCTCCGAGAGGAGGGGGTAAGTAA
- the hemE gene encoding uroporphyrinogen decarboxylase produces the protein MTNLKNDRYLRALLKQPVDYTPVWMMRQAGRYLPEYRETRAIAGDFMSLCKNAELASEVTLQPLKRFPLDAAILFSDILTIPDAMGLGLYFEAGEGPKFRNPITCKADVDKIGIPDPEGELQYVMNAVRQIRKDLQGEVPLIGFSGSPWTLATYMVEGGSSKAFTKIKKMMYAEPATLHALLDKLADSVIDYLNAQIKAGAQAVMVFDTWGGVLTPRDYQEFSLQYMHKIVDGLIRHNEDRQVPVTLFTKNGGMWLEKIADTGCDAVGLDWTIDISNAKARVGDKVALQGNMDPSILYAPKERIHQEVSTILEGVGQGNTGHVFNLGHGIHLDVPPENAGIFVDAVHELSKPYHK, from the coding sequence ATGACAAATTTAAAGAATGATCGTTATCTAAGAGCATTATTAAAACAGCCTGTCGATTACACCCCGGTATGGATGATGCGCCAAGCAGGTCGCTACTTACCTGAGTACAGAGAAACACGCGCAATAGCGGGTGATTTTATGTCATTGTGTAAAAATGCTGAGTTAGCTTCAGAGGTGACTTTACAGCCTTTAAAACGATTCCCACTTGATGCAGCAATTCTATTTTCGGATATCTTGACTATCCCTGATGCAATGGGATTAGGGCTGTATTTTGAAGCTGGTGAGGGGCCTAAGTTTCGTAATCCGATCACTTGCAAAGCAGACGTAGATAAAATCGGCATCCCTGATCCAGAGGGCGAGTTGCAGTATGTGATGAATGCGGTGCGTCAAATTCGTAAAGATCTGCAAGGTGAAGTTCCACTGATTGGCTTTTCCGGTAGCCCTTGGACACTTGCGACTTATATGGTTGAAGGTGGTAGTTCAAAAGCGTTTACCAAAATCAAGAAGATGATGTATGCAGAGCCTGCAACCCTTCATGCTCTTTTAGATAAGCTCGCAGATAGTGTCATTGATTACCTTAACGCGCAAATAAAAGCAGGCGCACAGGCTGTGATGGTATTTGATACTTGGGGTGGTGTGTTGACGCCTAGAGACTATCAAGAGTTCTCTTTGCAATATATGCACAAAATTGTCGATGGCCTAATTAGGCATAATGAAGATAGACAGGTGCCGGTAACGCTATTTACCAAAAATGGTGGTATGTGGCTTGAGAAAATTGCTGATACCGGTTGTGACGCTGTTGGGCTAGATTGGACTATTGATATTTCTAATGCTAAGGCGCGTGTTGGCGATAAAGTAGCTCTGCAGGGGAATATGGATCCTTCGATTCTTTACGCTCCAAAAGAGAGAATCCATCAAGAAGTTTCCACTATCTTAGAAGGGGTTGGACAAGGTAATACTGGCCACGTATTTAACCTTGGGCATGGTATACACCTTGATGTTCCGCCAGAAAACGCAGGTATTTTTGTGGATGCTGTTCACGAATTATCAAAACCTTATCACAAATAA